In Aethina tumida isolate Nest 87 chromosome 2, icAetTumi1.1, whole genome shotgun sequence, the DNA window AATATtggttttctttaatttgatCTTCTTTAATAATGAGTGtgggtttataaatattttgcctATAGATAATGGCCAACCTGTTTAGGTGATTTGAAACTTAATACATTTACAGAAGTTTTCACACAACtgttatttagattatttgttattactaACTGAAAGTCTTGATTTAttggtaataatttttcaaataaaaaatataaatgtacaaaagtatcaaataaagttaaaaatagtgTGACAAATTATTCACTTATATTAGCAAATTGATtgagttatattatttttgatattttttaaatgacaatgtcaAGTTGACAATATACTAGTTTATATTAAGCCTTATTTATACAATGTTCTTTTCACCCCTTAAATCCCTTAATCCCTTAAAAAGTAGATTTAAACGATTATATTGTTCTAAGATTGATGAGTGTGAAAAGGTTGATGAATGTAAAAAGGTGGAAGAATGTGGCGACAAAAAACCTGTTGTACCCATTACACCGAAGcacaaaacatttcaaatatacaGATACATTCCAGGAGATAAATGTTCGCCAAAGCCTTTCAAAAAGTCATACTCTTTGGATCTAAATGAAACAGGGTTAAAAGTGTTGGAcgccttaataaaaattaagaaagaaaTTGACCCAACGTTAGCGTTTAGAATGTCTTGTAGAGAAGGTATATGTGGATCATGCGGTATGAATATCGACGGCCAAAATCGACTTGCATGCTTGTCAACGATAAAACCAAAAGGCGTGACAAAAATCTACCCTCTGCCCCACATGTACGTAATAAGAGACCTGGTCGTCGACTTCAGGCACTTCACTAAGCAACACCGCAGAATCAAACcctatttaatatacaaagatAAAATCCCCAAAGAACACCAACTACTCCAAAGCACAAAAGACAGAGACCGAATCGATGGCACCGTAGAATGCATCCTTTGCGCCTGCTGTTCGACTTCCTGTCCGGAGTATTGGTGGCACGGCCACTCGAAAGACAAGAACGACTTCCTGGGTCCGGCGGCTCTTTTCAATGCCTACAGGTGGTTGTCGGATTCTAGAGATCAGGGCTATGACGAACGGCTTAAGACTATGACGAATTACTTTAACGT includes these proteins:
- the LOC109606018 gene encoding succinate dehydrogenase [ubiquinone] iron-sulfur subunit-like codes for the protein MFFSPLKSLNPLKSRFKRLYCSKIDECEKVDECKKVEECGDKKPVVPITPKHKTFQIYRYIPGDKCSPKPFKKSYSLDLNETGLKVLDALIKIKKEIDPTLAFRMSCREGICGSCGMNIDGQNRLACLSTIKPKGVTKIYPLPHMYVIRDLVVDFRHFTKQHRRIKPYLIYKDKIPKEHQLLQSTKDRDRIDGTVECILCACCSTSCPEYWWHGHSKDKNDFLGPAALFNAYRWLSDSRDQGYDERLKTMTNYFNVYRCHTINNCTSCCPKGLNPAKAIANIRLMLSKMKRKRNPEMCGTVPAEPNKMCEVQCKVENEE